A portion of the Eubacterium maltosivorans genome contains these proteins:
- a CDS encoding ATP-binding protein produces MISTVHSEEERRDIPEVTVDQLLNWKILKKTEGKLLATNAFVLLTSDYFRFAKIQCGLFKGTDRDEFIDKKDYTGPLYEQIEGAYQFVLRHINLSAEIDGLVRKKRYELPVGAIREMIINAQCHRNFMDNSCVQVAIYDDRLEVTSPGMLYGGLTLEEAMSGRSKIRNRAIAEVFSRMELIEEWGTGIRRILKRAEEYNLPKPEFLEIGDSFRVNLYRTADKKPIKKADKKPINLERQTLILDYVKNHGLISNKEARELLGVAESTTKRFLSQMVKDGLLVEQGERKARVYVLKG; encoded by the coding sequence ATGATAAGCACCGTTCATTCGGAGGAAGAAAGAAGGGATATTCCAGAAGTTACAGTAGATCAGTTGCTGAATTGGAAGATTCTGAAAAAAACAGAAGGAAAGCTTTTGGCTACAAATGCATTTGTGCTGTTGACAAGTGATTATTTTCGCTTTGCAAAGATCCAGTGTGGACTTTTTAAAGGAACTGACCGGGATGAATTTATCGACAAAAAGGACTATACCGGCCCTCTCTATGAACAGATTGAAGGTGCATATCAATTTGTGCTGCGCCACATCAATTTAAGTGCAGAAATTGATGGGCTGGTTCGAAAAAAACGTTATGAACTCCCTGTTGGGGCGATCCGGGAGATGATCATCAATGCCCAATGCCACCGAAATTTTATGGATAATTCCTGTGTGCAGGTGGCGATCTATGATGATCGTCTGGAGGTTACGTCGCCTGGTATGCTTTATGGTGGACTGACTTTGGAAGAGGCTATGAGCGGCCGCTCGAAAATACGTAACCGCGCTATCGCGGAAGTTTTCAGCCGTATGGAGTTGATCGAAGAATGGGGAACAGGAATTCGTCGAATTTTAAAACGAGCCGAAGAATACAATTTACCGAAGCCAGAATTTCTAGAGATAGGGGATAGCTTTCGTGTAAATCTTTATCGGACGGCCGATAAAAAGCCGATAAAAAAAGCCGATAAAAAGCCGATAAATTTAGAACGGCAAACGTTGATTCTTGATTATGTAAAGAATCACGGTTTGATTTCTAATAAAGAAGCCCGAGAACTCCTAGGCGTCGCGGAGTCCACGACCAAACGATTTTTGAGCCAGATGGTCAAAGATGGGCTGCTTGTGGAGCAGGGAGAGCGAAAAGCGCGGGTGTATGTGTTGAAAGGTTAG
- a CDS encoding cytochrome c biogenesis protein CcdA gives MGFASGAGVPAIMVFLQGILSFFSPCVLPLVPLYIGYLAGGTKTVDADGTVHYKKRTVLINTLFFVIGISATFFILGVGFTAAGQFFTGNRMLFARIGGVIIILFGLVQLGVFNFDFLNREHRLPFNLDKLAMNPLLAFVLGFTFSFAWTPCVGPVLASVLLMASSSSSFASGFILIGVYTLGFVLPFLAVGLFTSTLLDFFKRHQKAVRYTVKAGGVLMIVMGIMMFTGWMNGITGYLSRAGAGSSAPQPNPTVTTEPVPSPTPENTPEESAKKTLAPDFTLTDQYGVTHTLSEYRGKTVFLNFFATWCGPCQKEMPDIETLYKKYGDNSGDLVVLSVANPHTEEGPNNNDMSPEKIAEFMSDNGFTYPALMDRTGAVFQTYGIRSFPTTFMIDKDGYVEGYVPGMLTSSMMESIVNQAMAQ, from the coding sequence ATGGGATTTGCTTCGGGGGCCGGGGTTCCGGCCATTATGGTATTTTTACAGGGGATTCTCAGCTTTTTTTCGCCCTGTGTGCTGCCGCTGGTGCCTTTGTACATCGGCTATCTGGCGGGTGGGACAAAGACGGTGGACGCGGACGGGACGGTTCATTATAAAAAACGGACAGTTCTGATCAACACGCTCTTTTTTGTCATTGGCATCAGCGCCACGTTTTTTATTTTGGGCGTTGGCTTTACAGCGGCCGGCCAGTTTTTTACAGGCAACCGGATGCTGTTCGCGCGTATTGGCGGGGTTATCATCATTTTATTTGGGCTGGTCCAGCTGGGGGTTTTTAATTTTGATTTTTTGAACCGTGAGCACCGCCTGCCCTTTAATTTGGACAAGCTGGCCATGAACCCGCTTCTGGCCTTTGTGCTGGGCTTTACCTTCAGCTTTGCCTGGACGCCCTGCGTGGGGCCGGTTCTGGCCAGTGTGCTGCTCATGGCGTCGTCCTCATCATCTTTCGCGTCGGGCTTTATCCTTATCGGTGTCTACACGCTGGGCTTTGTCCTGCCGTTTTTGGCGGTGGGATTATTTACCAGCACGCTGCTGGATTTTTTCAAGCGGCACCAGAAAGCGGTCCGCTACACGGTAAAGGCTGGGGGTGTGCTCATGATCGTTATGGGGATTATGATGTTTACAGGATGGATGAACGGGATTACCGGTTATCTCTCTCGGGCTGGGGCCGGGAGCAGCGCGCCGCAGCCAAACCCAACGGTAACCACAGAGCCTGTGCCGTCGCCCACACCGGAAAACACGCCGGAAGAAAGTGCCAAAAAGACACTGGCTCCGGATTTCACGCTCACGGACCAGTATGGGGTGACGCATACCCTGTCGGAATACCGTGGAAAGACGGTTTTCCTCAATTTCTTTGCCACCTGGTGCGGCCCATGCCAGAAAGAAATGCCGGATATTGAGACGCTGTATAAAAAATACGGCGATAATTCCGGAGACCTGGTAGTGCTGAGTGTTGCCAATCCGCACACGGAGGAGGGGCCGAACAATAATGATATGTCACCTGAAAAAATCGCAGAGTTCATGTCGGACAACGGCTTTACCTATCCGGCGCTCATGGACCGTACGGGTGCAGTGTTCCAGACCTATGGCATCCGCTCTTTCCCGACAACTTTCATGATTGACAAGGATGGCTATGTGGAGGGCTATGTGCCGGGAATGCTGACGTCCAGCATGATGGAGAGCATTGTTAACCAGGCCATGGCGCAATAG
- a CDS encoding alpha-amylase, whose amino-acid sequence MNGTMMQYFEWYLPEDQSLWRQVAEDADHLKALGITAVWLPPAYKGAAGKSDVGYAPYDLYDLGEFDQKGSVATKYGTADEYCEAVSTLQDNGIEVYADIVLDHRLGADRTENVYACKENDENRNEQIEPIRPIKAWTQFDFLGRGDTYSDFKWNWTHFAGIDWDEKQEDSAVFQFQGKRWARDVDRENGNFDYLMGADVDLNNREVVEELIRWGRWYLDKTRVKGFRMDAVKHIDFNFFNEWLDAVRRDWDQELFAVGEYWSGDLEDLKRYMETTDRAMCLFDVPLHYHFFDASNSGDGYDMRQLLNNTLTAHDPTRSVTFVDNHDTQPGQSLESWVQPWFKPLAYAFILLRADGYPCVFYGDYYGIPAQGIEPMQELLDKLLCARRESAYGAQRDYFDDFHIIGWVREGDPAEPESGLAVLMTNGDGGSKQMYMGHQFAGKNFYDITGNVEGTVTVNENGDGVFHVAPGSVSVWVRTR is encoded by the coding sequence ATGAATGGAACGATGATGCAGTATTTTGAATGGTACCTGCCTGAGGATCAGTCCCTGTGGCGGCAGGTGGCAGAGGACGCCGATCATCTTAAAGCGCTCGGGATCACAGCGGTCTGGCTTCCCCCGGCCTACAAGGGCGCGGCGGGTAAGAGCGATGTGGGCTATGCACCCTACGACCTCTATGATCTGGGTGAATTTGACCAGAAAGGCAGTGTTGCCACAAAATACGGAACGGCCGATGAGTATTGCGAAGCCGTCAGCACCCTTCAGGATAACGGAATCGAGGTATACGCGGATATCGTGCTGGACCACCGCCTTGGCGCAGACCGGACGGAAAATGTCTATGCCTGCAAGGAAAATGATGAAAACCGGAATGAGCAGATTGAGCCCATCCGGCCGATCAAGGCCTGGACGCAGTTTGACTTTCTGGGCCGGGGCGATACCTATTCGGATTTCAAATGGAACTGGACGCATTTTGCGGGCATTGACTGGGATGAGAAACAGGAGGACAGCGCCGTTTTCCAGTTTCAGGGAAAGCGCTGGGCCAGGGATGTGGACCGTGAGAACGGCAATTTTGACTACCTGATGGGCGCGGATGTGGATTTAAACAACCGCGAGGTGGTTGAGGAGTTAATCCGCTGGGGCAGATGGTACTTGGATAAAACCCGGGTCAAAGGTTTTCGCATGGACGCGGTTAAGCACATTGATTTTAATTTTTTTAATGAGTGGCTGGACGCGGTCAGGCGTGACTGGGATCAGGAGCTTTTTGCCGTGGGTGAATACTGGTCTGGCGATCTTGAGGATCTCAAACGTTATATGGAAACAACGGACCGTGCCATGTGCCTGTTTGACGTTCCTCTTCATTATCATTTTTTCGACGCTTCGAACAGCGGTGACGGCTATGATATGCGCCAGCTGCTGAATAATACCCTGACAGCCCATGACCCTACCCGGTCTGTCACCTTTGTGGACAACCACGACACCCAGCCCGGCCAGTCGCTGGAATCCTGGGTGCAGCCGTGGTTTAAGCCGCTGGCCTACGCTTTTATTCTGCTCCGGGCCGACGGCTATCCCTGCGTCTTTTACGGCGATTACTACGGTATTCCTGCCCAGGGTATTGAGCCCATGCAGGAGCTTTTAGATAAGCTGCTCTGCGCCCGGCGCGAATCGGCCTACGGCGCCCAGCGGGATTATTTTGACGACTTCCACATCATTGGATGGGTGCGCGAGGGCGATCCGGCAGAGCCGGAATCCGGCCTTGCCGTGCTGATGACAAACGGCGACGGCGGCTCAAAGCAGATGTATATGGGGCATCAGTTCGCCGGAAAAAATTTTTATGACATCACTGGCAATGTGGAAGGCACGGTCACGGTTAATGAAAACGGCGACGGTGTCTTTCATGTGGCGCCCGGCTCGGTATCGGTCTGGGTTAGGACACGGTAA
- a CDS encoding ZIP family metal transporter, translating to MDFLNNIPPVGQALVAGLFTWGLTALGAAMVFFFKEINKKVLNAMLGFAAGVMIAASFWSLLAPSIEMAEGGPVPPYVPAVVGFLGGGAFLWCVDKLLPHIHQGTGHEEGIHTSWQRSVLLVLAITFHNIPEGLAVGVAFGGLATGNEYMTLAGAISLALGIGLQNFPEGAAVSIPLRRENMSRFKSFMYGQASGLVEPISAVIGAAAVVFINPILPYALAFAAGAMIYVVAEELIPESQLGHDGEGDIATIGVMIGFAVMMLMDVALG from the coding sequence ATGGATTTCTTAAACAATATCCCTCCGGTGGGGCAGGCGCTGGTCGCCGGTCTTTTTACCTGGGGCTTGACAGCGCTCGGCGCTGCCATGGTTTTTTTCTTTAAGGAGATCAATAAAAAGGTATTGAACGCCATGCTGGGCTTTGCCGCCGGCGTTATGATTGCGGCCAGCTTCTGGTCTCTGCTGGCGCCGTCCATCGAGATGGCGGAGGGCGGTCCGGTGCCGCCGTATGTACCCGCTGTGGTCGGCTTTTTAGGCGGCGGCGCGTTTTTATGGTGTGTGGATAAGCTTTTGCCCCATATCCACCAGGGAACAGGCCATGAGGAAGGGATTCACACCTCGTGGCAGCGCAGCGTGCTGCTGGTTTTGGCCATCACCTTCCACAATATCCCCGAAGGGCTGGCGGTCGGCGTCGCCTTTGGCGGGCTGGCCACCGGCAATGAATATATGACGCTGGCCGGGGCCATCTCGCTGGCGCTGGGGATCGGTCTTCAGAATTTTCCCGAAGGCGCCGCAGTCTCCATTCCCCTGAGACGTGAAAACATGAGCCGGTTTAAATCCTTTATGTACGGCCAGGCCTCGGGCTTAGTTGAGCCGATCTCAGCCGTTATCGGGGCTGCCGCGGTTGTGTTTATCAACCCGATTCTGCCTTACGCCCTGGCCTTTGCGGCCGGCGCCATGATTTACGTGGTGGCAGAAGAATTGATTCCCGAATCCCAGCTGGGCCATGACGGCGAGGGCGATATCGCCACCATCGGCGTGATGATCGGCTTTGCGGTCATGATGCTCATGGACGTGGCACTGGGCTGA
- a CDS encoding deoxyribonuclease IV produces the protein MIYIGPHISIAKGFTAAGKDAVSIGADTFQFFTRNPRGGNAKAIDPKDAQGLCEIMEEHHFGPLLAHAPYTLNMASATEATRDFAERAFREDLERLEQLPCHLYNFHPGSHVGQGPEKGIELILDILNRNMKPDQKTIVLLEAMSGKGSEVGRDFEQLRAIIDGVELKDKIGVCIDTCHIYSAGYDIVNDLDGVIEEFDRVVGLDYLKAMHLNDSLTPFNSHKDRHEKIGFGSIGVDTFIAIVKHPRLKDKPFFLETPQEKFADYAKEVELLKNA, from the coding sequence ATGATTTATATCGGACCACATATTTCAATCGCGAAGGGCTTTACCGCTGCCGGAAAGGATGCTGTATCCATCGGCGCGGATACCTTTCAGTTTTTCACCAGAAACCCGAGGGGCGGAAACGCAAAGGCCATTGACCCAAAGGACGCCCAGGGCTTGTGTGAAATAATGGAGGAACACCATTTCGGGCCGCTGCTGGCACACGCGCCCTACACGCTCAACATGGCCTCCGCCACAGAGGCGACCCGTGATTTCGCAGAGAGGGCCTTCAGGGAAGACCTTGAACGTCTTGAGCAGCTGCCCTGCCACCTCTATAATTTTCATCCCGGCAGCCATGTAGGCCAGGGACCGGAAAAGGGCATTGAGCTGATTTTAGACATCCTCAACCGCAATATGAAGCCAGACCAGAAAACCATCGTGCTTCTGGAAGCCATGTCGGGCAAAGGCAGTGAGGTCGGCCGTGATTTTGAGCAGCTGCGGGCCATCATCGACGGCGTCGAGCTCAAGGATAAAATCGGCGTCTGTATTGATACCTGCCATATTTATTCGGCGGGATATGATATTGTGAATGATCTGGACGGTGTAATCGAGGAGTTTGACCGGGTGGTCGGTCTGGATTACTTAAAGGCCATGCACCTCAACGACAGCCTGACGCCGTTTAACAGCCATAAGGACCGCCATGAGAAGATCGGTTTTGGCAGTATTGGAGTGGATACCTTTATCGCCATTGTGAAGCATCCGCGGCTTAAGGATAAGCCTTTTTTTCTGGAAACACCCCAGGAAAAATTTGCCGATTATGCCAAAGAGGTAGAGCTGCTCAAAAACGCGTAG
- a CDS encoding cation diffusion facilitator family transporter — protein MQTKEGLSVKNIEEVEYTESSNKKIAMRVSVISIFVNLALSVFKFIAGVLANSGAMISDAVHSASDVLSTFVVIIGVNISGQKADHKHQYGHDRMECVAAILLAIILFATGVGIGWSGIEKIINADSHTLEIPGMLALVAAVVSIVVKEWMYWFTRAAANKINSGALKADAWHHRSDALSSVGSLIGIAGARMGFPILDPVAAVVIALLVIKAAFDIGKDSISKMLDSSIDEKTELEIRELIMKQPGVKRIDDLKTRTFASKFYVDLEIAVDGEMKLVKAHAIAENVHDVLEDTYPMLKHCMIHVNPYEAEKTEKV, from the coding sequence ATGCAAACAAAAGAGGGATTATCAGTGAAAAATATTGAAGAAGTCGAATATACGGAGAGCAGTAATAAAAAGATCGCCATGCGTGTGTCGGTCATATCGATTTTTGTCAATCTGGCATTATCGGTTTTTAAATTTATCGCCGGGGTTTTAGCCAATTCTGGCGCCATGATTTCCGATGCGGTGCACTCGGCGTCGGATGTGCTCAGTACCTTTGTGGTCATTATCGGGGTCAATATCTCCGGCCAGAAGGCCGACCACAAGCACCAGTACGGCCATGACCGCATGGAATGTGTGGCTGCGATCCTGCTGGCGATTATTCTGTTCGCAACTGGCGTGGGGATTGGCTGGTCCGGAATCGAGAAGATCATCAACGCCGACAGCCACACGCTGGAAATCCCGGGAATGCTGGCCCTTGTGGCGGCTGTGGTTTCCATTGTGGTGAAGGAATGGATGTACTGGTTTACCCGCGCTGCGGCCAACAAAATTAATTCCGGTGCTCTAAAGGCTGATGCCTGGCACCACCGTTCCGACGCGCTTTCCTCTGTGGGCAGTTTGATTGGGATTGCTGGCGCGCGCATGGGTTTTCCGATTCTGGACCCCGTCGCGGCAGTGGTAATCGCTTTGCTGGTTATCAAGGCAGCCTTTGATATTGGAAAGGACAGTATCAGCAAAATGCTGGACAGCTCCATCGATGAGAAAACCGAGCTGGAAATCCGTGAGCTGATTATGAAGCAGCCCGGCGTCAAGCGGATTGACGATCTGAAGACCAGGACCTTTGCCTCAAAATTTTATGTGGACCTGGAGATTGCCGTGGACGGTGAGATGAAGCTGGTCAAAGCCCACGCCATCGCCGAGAATGTCCACGACGTGCTGGAGGATACCTACCCCATGCTCAAGCACTGTATGATTCACGTCAATCCTTATGAGGCGGAAAAAACAGAAAAAGTATAG
- a CDS encoding alpha/beta fold hydrolase: protein MNIQIGDIDLFYEQEGQGAPLILIHGNGEDHTIFDKITGPLSRDFTVYALDSRGHGSSTPVDAFDYREMAEDIHGFIQALKLEKPAVYGFSDGGIIGLMLAYQYPELLSKLIVSGANTTPDGLKEVWLDKFRRAYERTKKDSIKMMLEQPNISNADLAKIKIPVLVTAGSDDMIEDDHTRYIAESIPDSSLQIYDGETHESYVEHNPKMAAVIRNFLLSGQ from the coding sequence ATGAACATTCAAATTGGAGACATCGATTTATTTTATGAACAGGAGGGCCAGGGTGCGCCGCTGATCCTGATCCACGGCAACGGGGAGGACCATACGATTTTTGATAAAATTACAGGCCCGCTGAGCAGAGATTTTACCGTCTACGCTCTGGATTCCAGAGGACACGGAAGCAGTACGCCAGTAGACGCCTTTGACTACCGCGAGATGGCGGAGGACATCCACGGCTTTATTCAAGCCCTAAAGCTTGAGAAGCCGGCAGTCTATGGCTTCAGCGACGGAGGGATCATCGGGCTGATGCTGGCTTACCAGTATCCTGAGCTGCTTTCAAAGCTTATTGTCAGCGGCGCCAACACCACCCCTGACGGGTTGAAGGAGGTCTGGCTTGATAAATTCCGGCGGGCTTATGAGCGCACCAAAAAGGACAGCATTAAGATGATGCTGGAGCAGCCCAATATCTCCAATGCGGATCTGGCTAAAATTAAAATTCCAGTGTTGGTGACCGCCGGCAGCGACGATATGATCGAGGATGACCACACCCGTTATATCGCCGAATCCATCCCAGACAGCAGCCTTCAGATTTATGACGGCGAAACCCATGAGAGCTATGTGGAGCATAACCCTAAGATGGCGGCCGTTATCCGTAATTTTTTGTTATCCGGACAGTGA
- a CDS encoding extracellular solute-binding protein: MWKKFIGLGMILAVMFSSAGCNLSPTSSQQPEKKQIEISMMYPMELKNFEALVEKEYPDIDLQVEMTTTATMNGDSERRLRKGHGTDLVVTTLPTSGVKDYVMDLSAEAFATAYQGSVASPVMIEGHTCYLPLPGQYAGYILNKTLVEQLGMEIPDTNSAMTDIFKAGKEQGKGIGEDGAMFGLATVSPASVGAYMIGTQVPDFLGTADGIKWMSEFDSGTAAFSGVWDNSLDLLAAWTEQGYLNAGTLSLKSKNTMPIESRLLDGTLMLSHGNVQMLTKLNSQSQQYEYVMLPYLSDQGNTSWVTSEPDGYIAINDALSNEGSKDKRDACVRILELLSTPEGQQAWMQDTEAPHSYLSDFKESLETVPQGIADCVKTGYIYDLQLSSDVVQYFGKNMTSVLDQKMKMDEALSAVDDYCRNGSAQVEYDQSFIGTMAEDLLYENYNTRREETAIGNLIADAVKEYTGADIAVVNGGGIRASLYKGDVLGEDLDAVCPYDNKIILVETKGETIVSMLENGISQTVRDASVPAGRFLQVSGLNYTYQPKDEEQPSKLVSVTLADGSELDKSAEYTLAVTNYMAGSVGYIDNNGDGYTMLNLYSDTTPKAENVKLVKETDATYSDAIKQYFQNHGDAPIQSKLEGRITVVGAGNE, from the coding sequence ATGTGGAAAAAGTTTATTGGTTTAGGGATGATTCTTGCGGTAATGTTTTCCAGTGCGGGATGTAATTTATCGCCGACTTCTTCGCAGCAGCCGGAAAAAAAGCAGATTGAAATTTCAATGATGTATCCCATGGAGCTGAAAAATTTTGAAGCGCTGGTGGAAAAGGAATACCCGGACATTGATTTGCAGGTGGAAATGACAACAACCGCTACAATGAACGGCGACAGCGAGCGGCGTCTCAGAAAAGGGCACGGCACAGACCTTGTGGTGACCACACTGCCGACCAGCGGGGTAAAGGATTACGTGATGGATTTAAGCGCAGAAGCTTTTGCTACGGCTTATCAGGGGAGTGTTGCCAGCCCGGTAATGATTGAGGGACATACATGCTACCTGCCCCTTCCCGGCCAATATGCCGGATATATTCTCAATAAAACATTGGTCGAGCAGCTCGGCATGGAAATCCCTGACACCAACAGTGCGATGACAGATATTTTTAAGGCCGGAAAAGAGCAGGGGAAGGGCATCGGCGAAGACGGCGCGATGTTTGGCCTCGCCACTGTGTCGCCTGCCTCTGTGGGGGCTTATATGATCGGCACACAGGTTCCGGATTTTCTGGGAACGGCGGACGGCATCAAGTGGATGTCCGAGTTTGACAGTGGAACCGCTGCCTTCAGCGGCGTCTGGGATAACAGCTTGGATTTGCTGGCAGCGTGGACGGAGCAGGGATATCTGAATGCGGGAACCTTATCGCTTAAATCCAAAAACACCATGCCGATCGAGTCAAGACTGCTGGATGGCACCCTGATGCTGTCTCACGGCAACGTGCAGATGCTGACAAAATTAAACAGCCAGAGCCAGCAGTATGAGTATGTGATGCTGCCCTATTTAAGCGATCAGGGAAACACCTCGTGGGTGACCTCTGAACCGGATGGTTATATTGCCATAAACGATGCCCTCTCGAATGAGGGGAGCAAGGATAAGCGTGATGCCTGCGTCCGTATTTTAGAGCTGCTGTCTACCCCGGAGGGGCAGCAGGCCTGGATGCAGGACACAGAAGCGCCTCATTCCTATCTTTCAGATTTTAAAGAATCCTTGGAAACGGTCCCCCAGGGCATTGCAGACTGTGTAAAGACAGGCTATATTTATGACCTGCAGCTGTCCTCTGATGTGGTTCAGTATTTCGGAAAAAACATGACCTCTGTGCTGGATCAGAAGATGAAAATGGACGAAGCGCTTTCAGCTGTGGATGATTACTGCCGCAATGGCTCTGCCCAGGTCGAGTACGACCAGTCCTTTATCGGGACCATGGCAGAGGACCTGCTCTATGAAAACTATAATACCCGGAGGGAAGAGACGGCGATTGGCAATTTGATTGCGGATGCCGTGAAAGAGTACACGGGGGCAGACATCGCGGTGGTCAACGGCGGCGGTATCCGCGCCAGCCTGTATAAAGGGGATGTCCTCGGGGAGGATCTCGATGCGGTCTGCCCCTATGACAATAAAATAATTTTGGTCGAAACAAAAGGGGAGACCATTGTCAGCATGCTTGAAAATGGCATCTCTCAGACTGTAAGAGATGCGTCTGTGCCTGCGGGGCGCTTTCTCCAGGTTTCAGGTTTAAACTATACCTATCAGCCAAAGGATGAAGAACAGCCGTCGAAGCTTGTATCCGTTACATTGGCAGATGGGTCTGAGCTGGATAAAAGCGCAGAGTACACTCTGGCGGTGACTAATTATATGGCCGGAAGTGTCGGGTATATTGATAACAACGGCGACGGCTATACAATGTTGAATCTCTACAGCGACACTACTCCTAAAGCGGAAAATGTTAAGCTTGTAAAGGAAACTGACGCAACCTACAGCGATGCCATAAAACAGTATTTTCAAAACCATGGTGACGCGCCAATTCAATCAAAATTAGAGGGGCGGATCACTGTGGTGGGTGCCGGGAATGAATGA